In one window of Onychomys torridus chromosome 5, mOncTor1.1, whole genome shotgun sequence DNA:
- the Nob1 gene encoding RNA-binding protein NOB1 yields the protein MRGLSMPANMAPVVEHVVADAGAFLRDAQLQDIGKNIYTIREVVREIRDRATRRRLAVLPYELRFKEPFPEYVRLVTEFSKKTGDYPSLSATDIQVLALTYQLEAEFVGVSHLKQEPEKVRVSSSIQHPETPLHISGFHLPSKPKPSHETVDRGHPADGSENLEFSSFMFWRNPLPNIDRELQELLIDRREEEEEEEEEEEEFEDSDDDGGGWITPSNIKQIQQELEQCDVPKDVRVGCVTTDFAMQNVLLQMGLHVLAVNGMLIREARSYILRCHGCFKTTSDMNRVFCGHCGNKTLKKVSVTVNDDGTLHMHFSQNPKVLNPRGLRYSLPTPKGGKYAINPHLTEDQRFPQLRLSHKARQKTNVFDPGYIAGVSPFVENDISSRSATLQIRDSTLGAGRRRLNPNASRKKFVKKR from the exons ATGCGCGGTCTGTCCATGCCGGCCAACATGGCGCCAGTGGTGGAGCACGTTGTGGCTGACGCCGGCGCTTTCCTGCGGGACGCGCAACTGCAG GACATCGGAAAAAACATCTACACTATCCGGGAGGTGGTCCGAGAGATTCGGGACAGGGCCACGCGCAGGCGGCTGGCAGTGCTGCCCTACGAGCTGCGGTTCAAGGAGCCCTTCCCGGAGTACGTGCGGCTGG TGACTGAGTTTTCCAAGAAAACTGGAGACTATCCCAGCCTCTCGGCCACAGATATCCAAGTGCTGGCTTTGACTTACCAATTAGAAGCAGAATTTGTTGGGGTGTCTCATCTAAAACAAGAACCAGAAAAG GTTAGAGTGAGCTCTTCCATTCAGCACCCTGAAACTCCTCTTCACATTTCTGGTTTCCATCTGCCCTCCAAG CCTAAACCCTCACATGAAACAGTGGATCGTGGCCACCCAGCTGATGGGTCTGAGAACCTGGAATTCAGCTCCTTCATGTTCTGGAGAAACCCTCTGCCTAACATTGATCGTGAACTGCAGGAGCTTCTG ATTgacagaagggaagaggaggaggaggaggaagaggaggaagaggaatttgAAGATAGTGATGACGATGGGGGTGGGTGGATAACCCCCAGCAACATCAAGCAGATCCAGCAGGAGTTGGAGCAGTGTGACGTCCCAAAGGATGTTCGGGTTGGCTGTGTGACCACAGACTTCGCCATGCAG AATGTTCTGCTTCAGATGGGGCTGCACGTGCTGGCAGTGAATGGCATGCTGATCCGAGAGGCCCGGAGCTACATCTTACGCTGCCATGGCTGCTTCAA GACAACGTCAGACATGAACCGAGTGTTCTGTGGGCATTGTGGGAACAAAACCCTGAAGAAGGTGTCTGTGACTGTCAATGACGATGGTACCTTACACATGCATTTCTCCCAAAACCCCAAGGTGCTGAACCCTCGAGGCCTCCGG TACTCGCTGCCCACTCCCAAAGGAGGCAAGTATGCCATCAACCCCCATCTGACTGAGGATCAGCGCTTCCCCCAGCTGCGACTCTCCCACAAGGCCAGGCAGAAGACCAATGTGTTTGACCCTGGCTACATAGCTGGGGTGTCTCCCTTTGTGGAGAATGACATCTCCAGCCGCTCAGCCACCCTGCAGATCCGGGACAGCACCTTGGGAGCTGGGCGGAGACGCTTAAATCCCAATGCTTCCAGAAAGAAGTTTGTAAAGAAGAGGTGA